A DNA window from Arachis duranensis cultivar V14167 chromosome 3, aradu.V14167.gnm2.J7QH, whole genome shotgun sequence contains the following coding sequences:
- the LOC107477604 gene encoding protein PHOTOSYSTEM I ASSEMBLY 2, chloroplastic — protein sequence MTDHLPCYLISQILKGCEICSGKGAIECPGCKGTGKNKKNGNIFERWKCFDCQGFGLKSCPSCGKGGLTPEQRGER from the exons ATGACTGATCATCTTCCCTGCTATTTAATTTCGCAGATACTTAAAGGTTGTGAAATCTGTAGCGGAAAAGGAGCCATCGAATGCCCTGGATGTAAG GGGACgggaaagaataagaaaaatggGAATATATTTGAAAGATGGAA ATGTTTTGACTGTCAAGGATTCGGGCTAAAGAGTTGCCCCAGCTGCGGAAAGGGAGGGTTGACGCCGGAACAGAGAGGAGAAAGATAG
- the LOC107477601 gene encoding phosphatidylinositol-3-phosphatase SAC1 isoform X2: MMAKPENIELGVKKMGSSVYAQCNSAKVHPSNDPESDPDSLALEKFRLYETRARFYLIGSDRHKRFFRVLKIDRSEPSDLNISEDPVLYSPHEIKSLLQRIAEGNRATGGLTFVAKVFGIAGCIRFLESYYLILVTKRRQIGSICGHAIYSIRESQLITIPHVTIQSDVAHSKTEQRYKKLLSSVDLTKDFFFSYTYPIMQSLQKNVSTDPDGGMSYDNIFVWNAYLTQAIRSRCNNTIWTIALVHGHFRQARLSIFGRDFGVTLISRRSRHFAGTRYLKRGVNDRGRVANDVETEQIVLDEEAGSCKGKMSSVVQMRGSIPLFWSQEASRFSPKPDIILQRYDPTYQATKLHFEDLAKRYGNPIIVLNLIKTVEKRPREMMLRREFANAVGYLNQILPAENHLKFIHWDFHKFAKSKSANVLAVLGAVASEALELTGFYYSGKPTIIKRTNKSNRTSSGMDASLRDLRASSGDLTRIGTASEMLNSLVIRDRENDASHQNQKTSATGDAPRYQSGVLRTNCIDCLDRTNVAQYAYGLQALGRQLHAMGLTDVPKVDPDSSIAAALMDMYQSMGDALAQQYGGSAAHNTVFPERQGKWKATTQSREFLKSIKRYYSNAYTDGEKQDAINLFLGYFQPQEGKPALWELDSDYYLHVSGIGDDLIPESCCELNAKPAGSNGMTFTPIPACREDFCRIKLTSFDKLIEKTCSAIKNVRLCSEPDQRPGGVSGSSGVAPDAAEIQLKSPNWLFGQRKYEESSSAAKATTREIDIEGSQVNGFCNLNWLSSSGDMNEEDVFQRCVF; this comes from the exons ATGATGGCGAAACCGGAGAATATTGAATTGGGGGTCAAGAAGATGGGATCATCGGTCTACGCTCAATGCAATTCAGCAAAAGTGCACCCTTCCAATGATCCCGAATCGGATCCTGATTCCTTAGCCCTCGAGAAATTCAGGCTCTATGAAACCAGAGCG CGGTTCTACCTGATCGGGAGTGATCGCCACAAGAGGTTCTTCCGAGTACTGAAAATCGATCGATCAGAGCCCTCTGATCTGAATATCAGCGAAGACCCTGTCTTGTATTCCCCACATGAAATCAAAAGCCTCCTTCAGCGTATTGCCGAAGGCAATAGGGCCACCGGCGGCCTCACTTTCGTCGCCAAGGTCTTTGGAATTGCCG GGTGCATTAGGTTTCTGGAATCCtattatttgattcttgttacTAAGCGTAGACAAATTGGTTCTATTTGTGGTCATGCTATCTATAGCATCAGAGAAAGTCAATTGATTACAATTCCGCATGTTACAATTCAATCTGACGTAGCTCACTCTAAAACTGAGCAAAG GTACAAAAAGCTTCTCTCCAGTGTCGATTTGACGAAGGACTTCTTTTTTAGTTACACTTACCCTATTATGCAAAGTTTGCAAAAGAATGTCTCGACTGATCCAGATGGAGGGATGTCGTATGATAATATTTTCGTTTGGAATGCTTATTTAACACAAGCAATCAGATCAAGATGCAACAACACCATTTGGACCATAGCTTTAGTTCATGGCCATTTTAGGCAG GCTCGCCTATCAATCTTTGGAAGGGACTTCGGTGTTACCTTGATTTCTAGACGTTCTAGACATTTTGCAGGCACACG TTACTTGAAAAGGGGAGTGAATGACCGCGGGAGAGTTGCTAATGATGTTGAGACAGAGCAGATTGTCCTTGATGAAGAAGCTGGCTCTTGCAAGGGTAAAATGAGTTCAGTTGTGCAAATGCGAGGGTCAATACCACTTTTCTGGTCACAAGAAGCTTCGAGATTTAGCCCTAAGCCTGACATAATCT TGCAGAGGTATGATCCAACATATCAGGCAACAAAATTACATTTTGAAGATCTTGCTAAGAGATATGGCAATCCGATtattgtgcttaatttgatTAAG ACAGTTGAGAAACGACCTCGAGAAATGATGCTTAGGCGTGAATTTGCAAATGCTGTTGGGTATCTGAACCAAATTCTACCTGCAGAAAATCATCTTAAATTTATTCACTGGGACTTTCACAAGTTTGCAAAGAG CAAGTCCGCCAATGTTTTGGCAGTTTTAGGAGCTGTAGCAAGCGAAGCACTTGAATTAACAGGCTTTTACTACAGTGGTAAACCCACCATCATAAAGAGGACCAACAAGAGCAACAGAACAAGTTCAGGGAT GGATGCTTCACTTAGAGATCTTAGAGCTAGTTCTGGGGACCTTACAAGAATTGGAACTGCTAGTGAAATGCTAAATTCTCTGGTCATTCGAGACAGAGAAAATGATGCGAGCCATCAGAACCAAAAGACGAGTGCTACTGGTGATGCACCACGCTATCAGAGTGGAGTTCTACGTACCAACTGCATTGATTGCTTGGACCGTACAAATGTTGCCCAGTATGCTTATGGACTTCAAGCTTTAGGACGTCAGCTCCATGCAATGGGTTTGACTGATGTGCCAAAAGTGGATCCTGATAGTAGTATTGCTGCTGCACTAATGGACATGTATCAAAGTATGGGAGATGCACTTGCACAGCAATATGGCGGTTCTGCAGCTCACAATACT gtgtttcctgAAAGGCAGGGAAAATGGAAAGCAACAACACAATCAAGGGAGTTTTTAAAATCTATAAAACGATACTATAGCAATGCATATACTGATGGTGAAAAACAAGATGCAATAAACTT ATTTTTAGGTTACTTCCAACCACAGGAAGGGAAACCTGCTCTGTGGGAGCTTGATTCGGATTATTATCTCCATGTATCTGGTATTGGGGATGATCTGATTCCTGAGAGTTG TTGCGAACTGAATGCCAAGCCTGCCGGAAGTAATGGAATGACATTCACACCTATACCAGCTTGCAGAGAAGACTTCTGCCGCATAAAATTGACTTCATTTGACAAGTTGATTGAAAAGACCTGTAGCGCCATTAAAAATGTAAGGCTTTGCAGTGAACCTGATCAAAGACCAGGTGGTGTCTCTGGAAGCAGTGGTGTTGCACCTGATGCAGC TGAGATACAACTTAAAAGCCCCAATTGGCTTTTTGGCCAGAGAAAGTATGAAGAAAGCTCCTCTGCTGCAAAAGCTACTACTCGAGAAATTGACATTGAAGGATCTCAGGTTAATGGCTTTTGCAACTTGAATTGGCTTTCATCTAGCGGTGATATGAATGAAGAGGATGTTTTTCAAAGGTGTGTATTTTAG
- the LOC107477601 gene encoding phosphatidylinositol-3-phosphatase SAC1 isoform X1, whose amino-acid sequence MMAKPENIELGVKKMGSSVYAQCNSAKVHPSNDPESDPDSLALEKFRLYETRARFYLIGSDRHKRFFRVLKIDRSEPSDLNISEDPVLYSPHEIKSLLQRIAEGNRATGGLTFVAKVFGIAGCIRFLESYYLILVTKRRQIGSICGHAIYSIRESQLITIPHVTIQSDVAHSKTEQRYKKLLSSVDLTKDFFFSYTYPIMQSLQKNVSTDPDGGMSYDNIFVWNAYLTQAIRSRCNNTIWTIALVHGHFRQARLSIFGRDFGVTLISRRSRHFAGTREGLKEEEQQTSYLKRGVNDRGRVANDVETEQIVLDEEAGSCKGKMSSVVQMRGSIPLFWSQEASRFSPKPDIILQRYDPTYQATKLHFEDLAKRYGNPIIVLNLIKTVEKRPREMMLRREFANAVGYLNQILPAENHLKFIHWDFHKFAKSKSANVLAVLGAVASEALELTGFYYSGKPTIIKRTNKSNRTSSGMDASLRDLRASSGDLTRIGTASEMLNSLVIRDRENDASHQNQKTSATGDAPRYQSGVLRTNCIDCLDRTNVAQYAYGLQALGRQLHAMGLTDVPKVDPDSSIAAALMDMYQSMGDALAQQYGGSAAHNTVFPERQGKWKATTQSREFLKSIKRYYSNAYTDGEKQDAINLFLGYFQPQEGKPALWELDSDYYLHVSGIGDDLIPESCCELNAKPAGSNGMTFTPIPACREDFCRIKLTSFDKLIEKTCSAIKNVRLCSEPDQRPGGVSGSSGVAPDAAEIQLKSPNWLFGQRKYEESSSAAKATTREIDIEGSQVNGFCNLNWLSSSGDMNEEDVFQRCVF is encoded by the exons ATGATGGCGAAACCGGAGAATATTGAATTGGGGGTCAAGAAGATGGGATCATCGGTCTACGCTCAATGCAATTCAGCAAAAGTGCACCCTTCCAATGATCCCGAATCGGATCCTGATTCCTTAGCCCTCGAGAAATTCAGGCTCTATGAAACCAGAGCG CGGTTCTACCTGATCGGGAGTGATCGCCACAAGAGGTTCTTCCGAGTACTGAAAATCGATCGATCAGAGCCCTCTGATCTGAATATCAGCGAAGACCCTGTCTTGTATTCCCCACATGAAATCAAAAGCCTCCTTCAGCGTATTGCCGAAGGCAATAGGGCCACCGGCGGCCTCACTTTCGTCGCCAAGGTCTTTGGAATTGCCG GGTGCATTAGGTTTCTGGAATCCtattatttgattcttgttacTAAGCGTAGACAAATTGGTTCTATTTGTGGTCATGCTATCTATAGCATCAGAGAAAGTCAATTGATTACAATTCCGCATGTTACAATTCAATCTGACGTAGCTCACTCTAAAACTGAGCAAAG GTACAAAAAGCTTCTCTCCAGTGTCGATTTGACGAAGGACTTCTTTTTTAGTTACACTTACCCTATTATGCAAAGTTTGCAAAAGAATGTCTCGACTGATCCAGATGGAGGGATGTCGTATGATAATATTTTCGTTTGGAATGCTTATTTAACACAAGCAATCAGATCAAGATGCAACAACACCATTTGGACCATAGCTTTAGTTCATGGCCATTTTAGGCAG GCTCGCCTATCAATCTTTGGAAGGGACTTCGGTGTTACCTTGATTTCTAGACGTTCTAGACATTTTGCAGGCACACG GGAAGGATTGAAGGAGGAGGAGCAACAAACCAG TTACTTGAAAAGGGGAGTGAATGACCGCGGGAGAGTTGCTAATGATGTTGAGACAGAGCAGATTGTCCTTGATGAAGAAGCTGGCTCTTGCAAGGGTAAAATGAGTTCAGTTGTGCAAATGCGAGGGTCAATACCACTTTTCTGGTCACAAGAAGCTTCGAGATTTAGCCCTAAGCCTGACATAATCT TGCAGAGGTATGATCCAACATATCAGGCAACAAAATTACATTTTGAAGATCTTGCTAAGAGATATGGCAATCCGATtattgtgcttaatttgatTAAG ACAGTTGAGAAACGACCTCGAGAAATGATGCTTAGGCGTGAATTTGCAAATGCTGTTGGGTATCTGAACCAAATTCTACCTGCAGAAAATCATCTTAAATTTATTCACTGGGACTTTCACAAGTTTGCAAAGAG CAAGTCCGCCAATGTTTTGGCAGTTTTAGGAGCTGTAGCAAGCGAAGCACTTGAATTAACAGGCTTTTACTACAGTGGTAAACCCACCATCATAAAGAGGACCAACAAGAGCAACAGAACAAGTTCAGGGAT GGATGCTTCACTTAGAGATCTTAGAGCTAGTTCTGGGGACCTTACAAGAATTGGAACTGCTAGTGAAATGCTAAATTCTCTGGTCATTCGAGACAGAGAAAATGATGCGAGCCATCAGAACCAAAAGACGAGTGCTACTGGTGATGCACCACGCTATCAGAGTGGAGTTCTACGTACCAACTGCATTGATTGCTTGGACCGTACAAATGTTGCCCAGTATGCTTATGGACTTCAAGCTTTAGGACGTCAGCTCCATGCAATGGGTTTGACTGATGTGCCAAAAGTGGATCCTGATAGTAGTATTGCTGCTGCACTAATGGACATGTATCAAAGTATGGGAGATGCACTTGCACAGCAATATGGCGGTTCTGCAGCTCACAATACT gtgtttcctgAAAGGCAGGGAAAATGGAAAGCAACAACACAATCAAGGGAGTTTTTAAAATCTATAAAACGATACTATAGCAATGCATATACTGATGGTGAAAAACAAGATGCAATAAACTT ATTTTTAGGTTACTTCCAACCACAGGAAGGGAAACCTGCTCTGTGGGAGCTTGATTCGGATTATTATCTCCATGTATCTGGTATTGGGGATGATCTGATTCCTGAGAGTTG TTGCGAACTGAATGCCAAGCCTGCCGGAAGTAATGGAATGACATTCACACCTATACCAGCTTGCAGAGAAGACTTCTGCCGCATAAAATTGACTTCATTTGACAAGTTGATTGAAAAGACCTGTAGCGCCATTAAAAATGTAAGGCTTTGCAGTGAACCTGATCAAAGACCAGGTGGTGTCTCTGGAAGCAGTGGTGTTGCACCTGATGCAGC TGAGATACAACTTAAAAGCCCCAATTGGCTTTTTGGCCAGAGAAAGTATGAAGAAAGCTCCTCTGCTGCAAAAGCTACTACTCGAGAAATTGACATTGAAGGATCTCAGGTTAATGGCTTTTGCAACTTGAATTGGCTTTCATCTAGCGGTGATATGAATGAAGAGGATGTTTTTCAAAGGTGTGTATTTTAG